Genomic DNA from Methanofollis sp. W23:
GCCTACCCCTTCACCCCCCGCGAGGCCACGCTCTATGACGAGGAGGTCGCGGTCGACCCTCAGATGATCGGACATTTCTATGAGTGGTATGCCGCAGAAGGCGCTGGCAGGAAAGACCAGGGGATTATCTACACCCCGAGAGTCGAGGTCGACTTCATGTGCCGGCGGGCCGTGGCCGGAGCGCTGAGAAACCAGATGCCAGACCTCCCACGCGAGGGCCTCTATCATTTTGTCTTCGATCCCCCTTGGGAGAGAGAGAAGACCCGCACGCTTGACCTGCATCCCGGGGCCTGGCGGAGGGTCGACGACGCCCTTGGCGCCCTCCTGGTCGTCGACCCGGCCTGCGGGTCAGGGGCCTTCCTGGTCGGGATGCTCGACCTCCTCGCCGAACTCATCCATACGCTCCATACCCGCACCAGCCCTGGCGGCCCCGACCATGACGTCCGGTCCGGGGTCCTGCAGCGATCTCTATATGGCGTCGACGTCATGCCATGGGCGGTGCAGGCCGCCCGAATGAGGCTGTGGCTCTCCCTCGCCGCCGGGACCGACCTCGCGATAGACAGTCCCCTCCTCCCTGACCTTGACCAGAGACTTCGCGTCGGGGACGCGGTGGTGGAAGGAGATCTGTTTCGCTGGGACGTCGAGTTTGTCGAGGTCTTTCAGGAGAAGAACGGGTTTGACATCGTCATCGGCAACCCCCCCTATGTCCGCCAGGAGCTCATCTCCCCGCCTGCCAGGGGGGAGGCGTCGGCGGCCACTCCTGCCGAGCGGCGCGAGTACAAGGCCAGGCTCATCGACACCGTCTGCTCGTGCTTTCCCATGGTCACACGGTTCGACAGAAAAAACGATCTCTACGTCTACTTCATCTTCCGCGGTCTTGGCCTCCTCAACAAGAACGGGATCTGCTGTTTCATCACCTCGAATGCCTGGCTTGATGTCGGGTATGGCCGGGACCTCCAGGAGTTTCTCCTCAGGTATGTCCCGATTCATGCGATCTACGATGTCCCAACACGAAGTTTCAGGCGTGCCGACGTGAACACCGTCATTGCGGTCTTCGGGGCCCCTGAACTCCTGTCTTCCAGGGAAGCCTCTTGCCTGACATCGGCCTCAAAGACCGCAAAGTTCGTCCGCTTCAGCCGCCCCTTCGAGGAGGGCGTCTCGGCGGAGACAATGGTCGCGATCGACCTGGCCCGGGTGGGGACGAGGGCAGAGGGCGGGGGCCTGCCCGGAGTGGCGGAAAACATGGTCAGGACAGAGGCGTGCCGCATCGTTCCTCTTCTCCAGGCAGCCCTCCTCGAAGACGGGCTGAGCCAGGGCCGGGGCGGGAGAGGGGCATATGGGGGGGACAAGTGGGGCGGGAAATATCTCAGGGCGCCTGACATCTTCTATACCCTCTTGAAAAAAGGCAGGGGTCACCTGGTCCGGATCGGAGACGTCGCCCCATTCAGGCGCGGGATCACCACCGGGTCGAATGCGTTCTTCTACCTGGACAGAGAGGCGCAGGCGAGATGGGAGATCGAAGAGGAGTTCCTGAGACCGGTCTTCAAAAGCCCGCGGGAGAGCAGGCGCATCATGGTCGACCCAGAGGCGCTTGAGTACAGGGTGTTTGTCTGCACCAGCCCGAAGGACGAACTCAGGTCCACGAATGCGTTACGATATATCGAGTGGGGCGAGGCGCACGAGGTGAGGGTCAGGGGCGGCGGCGGGAGGGGGGTGTGGGTGCGGGGCTACCCGCACCTGAGGACGCTGGAAGAGAGAAAACGATGGTATTCGCTGGAAGAAAAGAAAGGGACCATCTTCTGGAGCAAGGAGACGCACGACCGTCTCGGGTGTTTTCTCTCAGAGGAGTCGGTGGCATGCGACTGCAGACTGTATGCCGGCGAGGGCCCGACTGAGGTCAAAAATGCGCTCAACAGCACGGTCACCCACCTCTTCTCCGAGGTTCTTGCAAGGAGCAATTTAGGATGTGGGGCAAAGTCGGTGATGGTCTATGAGGTCAATCAGTCCTATGTGCCCTCCGGGATCGAAGGGTTGACCGAGGGCCTTGTCGTGGAGGACCGCGAGTGCAGGTCGATCTTTGCAGAGTGCGGGTTTGATCCGGCCCTCCCGTTCAGGGACCAGGACCCGGCCCCACTTCCTGACCGCGAGCGTCTTGATGGGATGATCTTCGAGGCGTTCGGGCTGACCGGGGAGGAGCGAGATGAGGTCTACTATGCGGTCTGCGAACTGGTCCAGCAGAGACTTGCGAAGGGGAGGCCAGGCCAGTCTCTGAGTATGAACAGGGCGTTCTTGCCGTGACTTCGCGCCGTCTCAGTTCTCCGCGGTGTATTTCCTGTTCATGTGTTTTTCGAGCGCCAGGATGATGACGTCGCTCATCTGCAGGTCTTGCGGAGGTCTGTCCTCCGCCTCGTCTGCCTGGGTGGGGGGGTGTCGAGCCATAGGTCTTCGGGGATATGGCAGATGATATACTGTCCATTTTAATAAATGGTTCGGTTCTGGTCTGGGGAGGTGGGTTGAGAACAGTGGAGGGGTTGGCAGGGGGAAAAAGAGGGCGGATGGTGGTGCAGGTTCTGTCGGGGTGGGGCGTGGCCACTGATGAAGACCCTGTCATGGGGTGTTGGGAGGGTGATCGTGTCCAGGGATTCAAGAATCATCAGATGGGTTTGAAGATGCATGTAAAATCTCGTCGTGATGCAACTCTTTCACGATCCATACAAGAAACAGTGAACCCTTCCCTACTTCGTCCCACCCACCTTACGGTGGCCTCATCCTTTTCGGGAAGGACTTACTCACTGAGTGATAATCCATGCTGAGATTTTTTATTTTTTCGGCTCTGGAGAACCCCTCACTCATTCCAGGTATACGCGTGACTCCCTCGCCTTCCCCGTTTCTTTGGCCGATCCGCACATCGAAGATCAAAGATCTTCTCAAACTCACTCATAACGAGAAAATTGCTGCCCCCCTCTTATCATGTGCTGGGAGTTGCACCCCCCAGGGACCACCCCCACAGAGAGAGGAGAGGCGTTGGCGACAATGAGGTGGTCTCACAGAGTGTCCTGCTCAGAGGGAGCGGCACCGATTCACACACTCTGGAGCCCCACGATCATGTTCATCCCGTAGCCTGAGCAAAGAAGGTTCATGTCTGATTCTACAGAACCCTTCATTCTATTCTCTCTTCTTGCGTATCCTGGCATGATGAGACATTCCCTCATCATCCCCCAGAAAAAATCTTGCTGAGAATTCCCGGCGGGTACCGTCTGATCCCGATCTTGAACACCCCCTCGTCCAGGGGTTTGACATGCACCTGGTAGGTGCCGTTCTCCCTCACCGTGAACTCAGGGCGGAACGGGAGGTAGTCGTGCTCAGGACGCGTCAGGTCGAAGGTCTCGTCGAAGACGACATAAGGACCCTTGTGGACCAGCACGCTGATCCTCTCCGGCCCGGCATACCACTCGACGACCCAGATCTCGTATCTCGCCTCGGTGGTGAGGTCGACCTCATACTCAGACTCTTCTGAGATCTCCTTTCCAAGGACAAACGTCCCGCCGTCGATACGCGGGAGGACACCATAGAGAAAGGTGATCAGCAGGAAGAGGATGAGATAGATCTTTGCGACCTCCTTTAATTCCTCGGAAGTGACCAGATGCCATCACGCCCGCACAGGAGTATCGAAGAACCCGCGATAATAATTTTCGACATAAAATATAGGAATTATTGGGGGTGCCCATGGTCATAATAAACAGGAGGGTGCGGCTTCACCTCCCGTACAGCACATAGGTGTCCCCGTACTGGACGACATGCCCGCTCATCGCGTCGAGGAGCTCCTTCTTCGTCGCCCCGGCCGGAAGGTCGAGCATGGTGTCCAGGCCAAAGACCCTGAACTGGTAGCGGTGCTGCTCCCCCCGCGGAGGGCACGGGCCATTGTACCCGATCTTCCCGAACGAGTTCTCCCCCTGTCGTGCAGAGAGAGGAAAAGAGATCTCGGCGTCCTTTGCAAGCCCCTCAGGGATCACCCGCACCGGCTCCATGTTCCAGATGAGCCAGTGGGTGAACCCCCCGCCTCCCGGCGAGTCGGGATCGTCGACGACCATGACAAGCGACTTCGTCCTCTCGGTGTCCACCCCTCCCAGACCGACGGCCGGCGAGACATCCGCCCCGTCGCAGGTATAGTTGGGCGGGAGTTTCAGGACCGCGATCTCGACACTCAATTTGGTGACCGTTTTTCCGATCATGATAGTCCCCGCGCCCCCTTCGGTACCGACGATTAATATATCTTCTCTACAGGTGAGGGGACGGTTGGAGAAGTATGATGAGCCAGGGGAACCTATCTAATATGGAATTTATTTCCTGGTCGATACCGTGAAACAACCCTTTAATCTCAACGATCCTCGCTACCATCTTGCCGCACTCTTTATCCTGTGCATCACCGTGGCCGCCACGATGTTCACCGAGGCGATGATCACCCCGGCGCTCCCGATCATCCAGGACGAGTTCGGGGTCTCGAGCGTCTGGACCTCGTGGATACTGATGATCGTCCTCCTCGTCGGGGCGATCATCACCCCGATCATCGGCAAATGCGGCGACCTCTACGGGAAAAAACGGATGATGGTCCTCTGCATGAGCGTCTATCTCGTCGGCGTCTTTGCGAG
This window encodes:
- a CDS encoding DNA methyltransferase, which gives rise to MPISLNESGDLRSLEKHLSSLSAPEDIPGLFSILGYPEERLQWGQEDIDPGLEGAERISTLSSLRIFEDDLRIFLLETSSLDPEFIHTVTHALGRRNPRSLAIFTIDYSRVVFAYPRRSDRTRKTTRLTIDPAALCPVQVRALGRMACPADPAPSAVWRRWGEGFDVEALSGSFLAGYKEIFFRLCEHAAGVSPEEARAFSLQCLNRLIFIYFIEKTWWPGSAHFMRWVWEAYLSKGLYGSGRFYQDWLRAIFFQGLNGRNHEITGLPDEVVGVLRTIPYLNDSLFVEGEVERSGLTLPDEIFEEVFAFFEAYPFTPREATLYDEEVAVDPQMIGHFYEWYAAEGAGRKDQGIIYTPRVEVDFMCRRAVAGALRNQMPDLPREGLYHFVFDPPWEREKTRTLDLHPGAWRRVDDALGALLVVDPACGSGAFLVGMLDLLAELIHTLHTRTSPGGPDHDVRSGVLQRSLYGVDVMPWAVQAARMRLWLSLAAGTDLAIDSPLLPDLDQRLRVGDAVVEGDLFRWDVEFVEVFQEKNGFDIVIGNPPYVRQELISPPARGEASAATPAERREYKARLIDTVCSCFPMVTRFDRKNDLYVYFIFRGLGLLNKNGICCFITSNAWLDVGYGRDLQEFLLRYVPIHAIYDVPTRSFRRADVNTVIAVFGAPELLSSREASCLTSASKTAKFVRFSRPFEEGVSAETMVAIDLARVGTRAEGGGLPGVAENMVRTEACRIVPLLQAALLEDGLSQGRGGRGAYGGDKWGGKYLRAPDIFYTLLKKGRGHLVRIGDVAPFRRGITTGSNAFFYLDREAQARWEIEEEFLRPVFKSPRESRRIMVDPEALEYRVFVCTSPKDELRSTNALRYIEWGEAHEVRVRGGGGRGVWVRGYPHLRTLEERKRWYSLEEKKGTIFWSKETHDRLGCFLSEESVACDCRLYAGEGPTEVKNALNSTVTHLFSEVLARSNLGCGAKSVMVYEVNQSYVPSGIEGLTEGLVVEDRECRSIFAECGFDPALPFRDQDPAPLPDRERLDGMIFEAFGLTGEERDEVYYAVCELVQQRLAKGRPGQSLSMNRAFLP
- a CDS encoding YbhB/YbcL family Raf kinase inhibitor-like protein; translation: MIGKTVTKLSVEIAVLKLPPNYTCDGADVSPAVGLGGVDTERTKSLVMVVDDPDSPGGGGFTHWLIWNMEPVRVIPEGLAKDAEISFPLSARQGENSFGKIGYNGPCPPRGEQHRYQFRVFGLDTMLDLPAGATKKELLDAMSGHVVQYGDTYVLYGR